The Hippopotamus amphibius kiboko isolate mHipAmp2 chromosome 13, mHipAmp2.hap2, whole genome shotgun sequence sequence AAGCTTTATTAAATTGGGGGTAGTATTtgtttcatgtatcttttttcatcactttctttttaactttttatcctgtaaaaataaaaatacatagaagcagagagaatagcATAATGAGCCTGCCTGTACTCATTACAGACATTGTGCCAACTGTGACTTATGTTTGGCAAAGGTTCTTCTAGTTTCTGAGTAGAGAATAAACTGAAAGGGCCAGGGTGGAAGCTGGGAGATCTGCTGGTGTCTACTGAGTTAGCTGAGTGACTGTAGCCTGCATACAGCTGTAGCAGTTAAGGTGGCAAGAAGAGGAAATTTCCAGAGGGTTCTAGCGGCAGAGCTGATGGCTTAGACAtgtaggaaagggaggaaaagtgGAAAGGTGACTCCAGGCTTTTCGGCTTGGGCATCTGGATGGCGTGTGCTCTTTACTGAGATGGAGACAGGGAGGAGCAGTCCTGAGATGCTTAGACATGAGGGACAAGGCCAGTGTGGTTGGATTTCTGTGTCTGGAATTACTGGAGGGCTCAAGTTGGAGATGTAAGTTTGGGACTTGTCCCTGAAGAGGTGGGTCTGGATTAAATgaccagagaaaggaaggaggagcagAACCGAGCTTTGGGGTACTCTAGTGTTAGAGCCCAGTAGAGAGGGAGtagctgggggatgggggagaaatCAGAAGTCTGAACAAGGTcccagaagccaagagaagagtGTCTCAGGAAGGAAGGCACACTGACCTCACTGCATGCTGCTGGACGCTGGAGCAGATAAGAATAGAGAAGTGGCTGCTGGGTTTGGGTACAtggaggtcactggtgaccttgGGACAGGCTGACTCCATGGCATGTTGGGGCAAGCTCCCTTGGAGTGGGAGGCTAGAGAGTGGAGGCAGTGACTATAGTTAAATTTTAGGGATTTCTTGGGCAGGAGAGCAAAGACAAAGCAGCAGCCAGGGAGAGATTTGAATTTTGAGTAAAGATTTTTTCAGGGAGGATAAAAGAACCCTAGCATGGGTTTGCAGGCTGATGGGAAtggcctggggcggggcgggggagcggGGGAGGTGATGCAGTCTTGCTGAGGAGGAGCCGTGGTTGAAGGTTGGAGGTCAAGGTCTGAAGAAGTGTAAAAAGGGCATTGAGGGAAAATTGGCAAGTATTTGTGCCAGGGAAATTCTGTGGGGTTGCAAGGCTGTATGGAGTGTTTTCAGCAAGACTGATCTGCACAGGTGATGATTCCAGTGAAGGCACATTTATGGGAATCTTCTGTACAGATTCTCTGTCAGGCAGTTCAGCTGTTTTTGGCCTGGACCAGCCCTAGTCTCTTTCTTGGCCAGTGGTTTGCTTGctgtgtggggggtgggaaggcCCAAGATGATGGATATGGGAACACTGGGTGACTCCCATACCTGTCCTCACCTACCCCAGGTACATGGTATTTCCCAGACCTGTCTGCCTTGAACCTGGCATCTCCTACAAGCTGCATCTCAAGCTGGTGCGAACAGGAGGAAGTGCCCAGCCTGAGGCCCCCTATTCCGGACCCAGCCTACTCATTGACTCGGTGAACAGTTCCCTCTCCCTGTACCAGCCAAGACGGTGGGGCCTGTGGGATGGGTCCTGTAATGGTAGCTGTATCGAAGGGGTCTGTGACAGAAGAGGCAGGTCTGTGGCTGTGCTAAGCTTAGTGTCCTGGCAGTCCCAACATGGTCCTGGTCTGAACCTTATTCTTCCTTGCTCACCTCCTAAGCTGGTGCTGTTGCCCCGTGTTCTGGTACTGGAGATGTTTAGTGGGGGTGATGCAGCTTCTCTGGAGCGCCGTGCCACCTTTGAGCGCTACCGCTGCCACGAGGAGGGTCTGGTGCCCAGCAAGACCCTTCCCTCTGAGGCCTGTGCCCCTCTCCTCATCAGCCTGTCCACCCTGCTCTACAACGGAGCCCTGTGTGAGTGTCTGtagtggggctgggggggcagaGGTGTGGGGGCTCAGCTTGACCTGCCCTGTTCCCTTTCCCCACAGCCTGTCAGTGTGACCCCCAGGGCTCACTGAGTTCTGAGTGCAACCCCCATGGTGGACAGTGCCTGTGCAAACCTGCAGTGGTTGGGCGCCGCTGTGACCTCTGTGCCCCTGGCTCCTATGGCTTTGGGCCCACAGGCTGTCAAGGTATCCACCTGCCCCTTTGTCCCTCCtattcttctctctcccccagccccactactgttctccctccttcctctgcctctgcttcttccttcttctaaCTGCTTTGGACCCTACACTCTCAGCCCTGGTCGCTTAAAGTTCTCTTCCATTCCCTGACCTTCCACCCTGACCTCACCCAGATTTCCCTCAAACCCCCTCCCTGGCTCAGCCTCTGCCTTGCCCCCAGCCTGCCAGTGCAGCCCCGAGGGGGCGCTCAGTGGCCTCTGCGAAGCAGCCAGCGGACAATGCCCCTGCCGAACTGGTGCATTTGGGCTTCGCTGTGACCGCTGCCAGCGTGGCCAGTGGGGATTCCCTAACTGCCGGCCATGTGTCTGCAATGGGCATGCAGATGAATGCGACCCCCACACAGGCACTTGCCTGGGCTGCCGTGACCACACAGGGGGTGAGCACTGTGAAAGGTGAGCCTGGAGCAGCTATGAGTGAACCGGTGGGTGGGCAGGTAGCTCAGGGATGacagctcttcctcctcctctctgcagGTGCATTGCTGGCTTCCACGGGGACCCACGGCTGCCATATGGGGGCCAGTGCCGGCCCTGTCCCTGCCCTGAAGGTCCTGGGAGCCGGAGGCACTTTGCTACTTCTTGCCATCGGGATGGGTACTCCCAGCAGATCATGTGCCACTGCAGGGCAGGCTACACAGGTGAGTGGGTAAGGTGCAGGCATGGGATCAAGGTGGGGCAGCTGGGCTGAGCCCTCACGCCTTCCCCCTGACCGTGGGCAGGGCTGCGGTGCGAAGCTTGTGCCCCTGGGCACTTTGGGGACCCATCAAGGCCAGGTGGCCGGTGCCAACCGTGTGAGTGCAGTGGGAACATTGACTCCATGGACCCCGATGCCTGTGACCCCCACTCGGGGCAATGCCTGCGCTGCTTACACCACACAGAGGGGCCGCACTGTGCCCACTGCAAGCCTGGCTTCCATGGGCAAGCTGCCCGACAGAGCTGTCACCGTGAGTGTCGGTATGGGAGGGGATGGCTGGGGTGGGGCTCCCTGCTCTGGCTCCCCTTGACTAGTGTACTCATCTTGGCTGGCACAGGCTGCACCTGCAACCTGCTGGGCACAGATCCCCAGCAGTGCCCATCCACTGACCGGTGCAACTGTGACCCAAGCAGTGGGCAGTGCCCATGCCTCCCTAATGTCCAAGGCCCTAGCTGCGACCGCTGTGCCCCCAACTTCTGGAACCTTACCAGTGGCCGTGGCTGCCAGCCCTGTGCCTGCCACCCAAGCCGAGCCAGAGGCCCCACCTGCAATGAGGTATGGGACCTTCCTTTGGATCCCTGGGTAGATGGGGCCAGCTGCCTGCCTCATGTCTTGAGGGCTCAGCCTCAGATTGACCTCTGCCCTGTTCCTACTCTAGTTCACAGGACAGTGCCACTGCCGTGCTGGCTTCGGTGGACGAACCTGTTCTGAGTGCCAGGAGCTCCACTGGGGGGATCCTGGGTTGCAGTGCCGCGGTGAGGGGGCTAGTGGGGCCAGGGTGGATGGGGGACTTCCCAGGATGCGCCACTGGCACCTTAACTCTGTGGTCTACCCTTTTCCTGCAGCCTGTGATTGTGACCCTCGTGGGATAGACACACCTCAGTGTCACCGTTCCACAGGCCACTGCAGCTGCCGCCTGGGCGTGTCTGGCGTGCGCTGTGATCAGTGTGCCCGTGGCTTCTCAGGTGTCTTTCCTGCCTGCCACCCCTGCCAGGCTTGCTTCGGGGACTGGGACCGCGTGGTACAGGACCTGGCTGCCCGTACACGGCGCCTGGAGCAGTGGGCGCAGGAGCTGCAGCAGACGGGTGTGCTGGGTGCCTTTGAGAGAAGCTTCTGGCACATTCAGGAGAAGCTGGGCACTGTGCAGGGGATTGTGGGTGCCCGTAACGCCTCAGCTGCCTCCACTGCACAGCTCGTGGAAGCCACAGAGGAGCTGCGGTATGAACAGGCCTAAGGATACTTGGTGGGATGGGGCAGAGGTACAATGCATTAAGGCTTAAGTTTCTATAAATAACATCTCCCCATCACCCCATGTAGGCGTGAAATTGGGGAGGCCACTGAGCACCTGACCCAGCTGGAAGCAGAGCTCACAGATGTGCAGGATGAGAATTTCAATGCCAACCATGCACTAAGCAGTCTAGAGAGAGATGGGCTTGCACTTAATCTCACACTGCGGCAGCTTGACCAGCATCTGGACCTGCTCAAGCACTCAAACTTCCTGGGTGAGTTGTTGGCCAATTAGGCAGGTGGATCAGGGTTGATCTTCAGCTGACTGCCTGCCTCTGCCCAACTTAGGTGCCTATGACAGCATCCGCCATGCCCACAGCCTTTCTGCAGAGGCAGAACGTCGTGCCAACACGTCGGCCCTGACAGTGCCCAGCCCTGTGAGCAGCTCAGCAGGCACCCGGCACCAGGCAGAGATGCTGATGGGTGCCTGGAGAGAGGACTTCAACCGCAAGCACGTGGCCAACCAGCAGGCACTGGGAGAGCTCTCTGCCCGTACCCACGCCCTGAGCCTGACAGGCATAAATGAACTGGTGAGGCACAAGTGTGGGGTGGGACATATGGGTATGGCTGTTCCTTCCCCTGGCCCTGACTTGTTCTGTGCCTGGCAGGTGTGCGGGTCCCCGGGAGATGCACCCTGCGCTACGAGCCCTTGCGGGGGTGCCGGCTGTCGGGACGAGGATGGGCAGCCCCGTTGTGGGGGCCTCAGCTGCAGTGGGGCAGCAGCCATGGCGGACCTGGCGCTGGGTCGGGCCCGCCACACACAGGCAGAACTGCAGCGGGCACTGGTAGAAGGTGGTGGCATCCTCAGCCAGGTAGCTGAGACCCGTCGGCAGGCAGGCGAGGCACAGCAGCGGGCCCAGGCAGCCCTGGACAAGGCTAATGCTTCCAGGGGACAGGTGGAACAGGCCAACCAGGAACTGCGGGAACTTATCCAGAGTGTGAAGGACTTCCTCAGCCGTGAGCCTCCCTCGTGGCCCAGGCCATGTGGTGTTTCCCCTGTGTCTGTGTTCATACTTGGGTTAGGGCCTGCATTGTACCTGTGTTTGTGACCATAAATGCGCAAGGGCTCAGGGTGTCTGGACCCTGAGCCCATGCCCACATGCAGTCCCTAAGTCCACGATCCTGGATCTATGTCCCATGTGTAGTCCCTATCATTGTGGTTACATGCTTATACCTATTAGCAAATCCATACCCCATGTGTGGTCCCTGAGTCCATACCCCAAGGTTGTGTCCCCATGCCCATGCTGGGGAACCTGTGTCCTTAAGCCCTTGCCTGTGTCCCCATAGAGGAGGGGGCTGATCCTGATAGCATTGAGATGGTGGCCACACGGGTGCTAGAGCTCTCCATCCCAGCGTCACCTGAGCAGATCCAGCACCTGGCGGGTGAGATTGCAGAACGGGTCCGGAGCCTGGCAGATGTGGACATGATCCTGGCACGTACTATGGGAGATGTGCGTCAGGCGGAGCAGCTACTCAAGGATGCACAGCGGGCACGGTCTGACCCCAACCTTGGACCCCATCCTTGACACCTGGTTCTGATACTTGCAGGCCCTGATTCCCTTTCTTCCCCAGGAGCCGGGCTGAGGGTGAGAAACAGAAGGCAGAGACAGTGCAGGCGTCACTGGAGGAGGCCCAGCGGGCACAGGGTGCTGCTCAGGGTGCCATCCAGGGGGCAGTGGTTGACACACAGGACACAGAGCAGACCCTGCACCAGGTGTGGCCTCCCTGGGACATCAGTGGGGCAAGGTTATAAGCATGCCCCAAAGACCTGTTTAACCCTGGGCCCACACATGGCAGGTGCAGGAGAGGATGGCAGGTGCAGAGCAGGCATTGAGCTCTGCAGGTGAGCGGGCTCAGCAATTGGATGGTCTCCTGGAGGCTCTGAAATTGAAGCGAGCAGGGAATAGCCTGGCAGCCTCTAGTGCTGAAGAAACAGCTGGCAGTGCCCAGGGTCGTGCCCGGGAAGCTGAACAGGTGGGTTGAGGCAGAGCCAGTTggaaggggtgggggtagaggcTGGGCCTCCACTGGGCCACCATCCTGCCCCTGCCTTCTATATCCACAGCTGCTGCAGGGCCCACTAGGTGACCAGTACCAGACAGTGAAGGCGCTGGCTGAGCGCAAGGCCCAGGGTGTGCTGGCTGCGCAGGCACGGGCAGAGCAACTGCGGGATGAGGCTCGGCGCTTGTTGCAGGCTGCTCAAGACAAGCTGCAGCGACTGCAAGGTGAGACTTGGGGTGGGTGGCGCCCAAGATGTGGGACTCTGGGAGAAGGACCCTTCATCCGAGACCTGCCTCTCCTAGAGCTGGAAGGCACTTATGAGGAGAACGAGCGGGCGCTGGAGGGCAAAGCAGCTCAGCTGGACGGGCTGGAGGCCAGGATGCGCAGTGTGCTTCAAGCCATCAACTTGCAGGTCCAGATCTACAACACCTGCCAGTAATCCCTGCCCGAGGCCTACCCCAGTCCCCAGCCTCGCCCCGCACGCATTACTTCCCGTGCACGGAACAGTCCCCAGCCTGGCAAGGCTCCCCAATAAACCAGTGTGAACCCCGCCTGTGTGGTCTGGACTCTGATTTCGGCAGGGCGGGGTCTCTGGGCGGAACCTAGAGGCTGCCACCAGCAGGGGCCCAGCGAGGCCAAGGCACCGGAGCCCCGCCTCCTCGGTTCGGCCCGCCCCGGAGCTGCCCGTCGCCGCGTGCCCGCTCCCGCCGGAAGTGCGTCACCAGCTCTGCATTCAGTCACCCGTGGCCGTAACTGGAAGTCGAAACAAAACAAGCGGCTaaggcggtggcggcggcgccggggcgggggaggggcgcgcCGGAACCGGAACCGACCTGACGCCGGAACCGGAACCGAGAGCGGGTTGCCAGGGCCCGAAGAGGGCAGGCGGCGGCGGCCTCGCTCGGTGAGTGGGGCTGGCCGCTGCTCGCCTGTCTCGCCGGAGCTGGGAGGCCGCGACGCGGGCCCGGGGCGGCCTGTTCAAGGTCACGGGCCGTGCCAGTCTCCACCCCTCGAGCCCTGCGGCGTGCCGGACCCACTGATGCAGGCGGGGTCGTTACCCTAAGCCTGTGGCCGGCCTGCCGTCTCGGAGAGGGTTGGCGGCGAGCGAGGgcggcttcctggaggaggtggtggcgGGCCCAGCGTTCGGAGGCTGGAGCTGGGTCGCAGCCCGGCCGGGACGCTGGTCTGTGGTCAGTAACCCCCGCGCGGCCGTATTAGGCCGCCTTGGGTCTCTAGGCAGCCCCTTTCCCTCCTCAACGTCCCAGGAGGATAGGGGAGGGACGCGACCTTCAGCTGGGGCCTGGGAGCAAAGAGGCAGAGGATGTCCACCCCTCGACTCTGGACCTGTCGTCATTGAAGATCCAGCCCACCAGTCCTACATCTGGCCCATAGAAGAATCCACCCCcccgcaccgcccccccccccccccccccccccccggggaaCACACACTAGTCACTATCCGTCCTGCTGCTCAGGCCATGCTTGAGGCTGCCAGGGGTTCTGGATCCATGGTTCATTCATCCCCACCCTTGTCTCAGTTTTGAGAACTTTATTTTGGATGGAGAAACAGTCCGGAATCCACTGGTGGGTCTGTGGGAAACTGGGTAGAAGGTCTCTAACTCAGAGCTGATGAGGGGGTGGACCTGGGAAGGAAGGGGGTAATGTCTGTTTCCATCTCAAACTGGTTGCCTGCCCCGAGGCAGGGATGCTGTTGAAAGGGAAATGTGACAGCTGAATACTCTTTTCACCTTAGCTTTTGCAGGCCGCCTCTGCATGGAAGAGCAGCTGGAGAGGAGTCTGTCTAgatgtaggaaaaacaaaaacaaaaaaccaagcagTGCACAGAAGCAGGTTCAGAGTAGGGTGGTAActggcaggtggcaggtggggCGCCTTAACCTCATGACCGTGCCTGGGCAGTGGTAGCACCTGGGCTGGGCCTGTTTTCAGCCACAGAGCCTGGTCCTGCTGTTTAATTGTCtgtcttctcctttcctcccttcctcctactTCTCGGGTGGTGACTAAGCAGCCAGTGAGAGTGAAGGAAAAGTGAGCACCCCGCTCACAGCACCAGCCCTGTGGGCTGGAACCATGGCTTCTCTCCAGATTGATGGAGGAGCCTGATCCCAGCCCATGGCTGCCTTGGCCTGGCACCTCCTCAGTAAGGCTTCTCTCTTTGTGGGTCTGTGTGACAGGCATCTAGGAGGCTCAGCCAGAAGTGGTTGCTGCTACTTGCATTATTTATTCCCTCTTAGGAATAGTCTGAGAGTATCCAGGGCTACACTAGGTAATGGAGAGATATTGCTCTGTAGGGTTAGAAGTGTCCCAGGTTGCCAAGCCCTGGGTGTAACCAAGGAGCACATTTTGAGCCTTGGTAGTCATCACTTGTCCTCTTCTCGTTAGGCTGTCAGTTCCTTGCTGGAGAATTTGTCCACAGAGTTGCCAAGATAGCTGGGCCAGGAAGAAAGCGCCGTAGCCCTGACCCAGACGCCGTTGCCGACCCCGGGGCACTCTGGCTGTCGACCAAGCGGCTCAAGATGTCTGGTGGGGCCAGTGCCACAGGCCCAAGGCGAGGGCCCCCAGGACTTGAGGAGGCCACCAGTAAGAAGAAGCAGAAGGATCGAGCAAACCAGGAGAGCAAGGATGGAGATCCTAGGAGAGGTGGTAGTGGCATTCCTGGAGTGCTTGTggctttctcctcccttcctgttGAGCATAAAGATTGGGGGTTGGGAGATGACCTTTTTGCTGGTCCTTCCATCCTAGTCTGATGAGAAGGACCTAgatgtaggaaaaacaaaaacaaaatgctgaTGCTGAGAGAAGGACCAGTGGCAGGCTGGGTAGAACCTCAGCTTTGAAGTTGTGGTACTTGGCTGAAGTCCTAAAGATGGTATTTGGTGGGATGTTAGAGTCTTGGAGGCTGCCTGTCCATCATCTTTTCCCTGTTCTTTCCTTTTGTGTCAGGGTCAGCATTCAGTCCTCGGGAGGAGCAGACCAAAGAGGGTGAGTAATGAATAGGCCTTTTGGGTGCTAGAGTGCTAGGGGAGAGGAGGGTGCACTGGGGATATAGCTGTTACCTAGAGCAGTTCCATTAGGGGTGGGTGTCTGGTACCTGCCTACCCCCATCAGAATTTCATGGAGACCCTCACAGTCTTTTCGGCACTCCCTCTATAGAGTTGTTGCTCGATTGGAGGCAGAGTGCTGATGAGGTGATTGTCAAGCTGCGTGTGGGAGCTGGTCCCCTGCGACTGGAGGAGGTAGATGCTGCTTTCACAGACACAGACTGCGTGGTGCGGCTTCCAGGTACGTCCATCTGCTTTGAGCCCAGCAATATATGCGAATCCTTTGATATTCTCTACCCCAGCTCACTCctcccactctgttgccagatgGTCGGCAGTGGGGTGGTGTTTTCTATGCTGAGATAGAAAGTTCTTGCGCCAAAGTGCAGGCTCGCAAAGGTGGCCTCCTGCAGCTGTCACTGCCCAAGAAGGTGCCTCTGCTCACGTGGCCCTCTCTCCTGGTAAGTTCCAGAGCAGGATAGGGTAGGGTAGGGATGTCCAGTGTAGTTGACAGGGCCTGACTGCTGTATCCTTGGCAGAAGAAACCTCTAGGGACCCAGGAGTTGATGCCAGGGCTGCGGTGCCAGGAAAATGGGCAGGAGCCATCTCCCCTTGCCCTGGAGCCAGGCCCTGAGCCCCGCCGGGCCAAGCAAGAGGCCAGAAACCAGAAGCGGGCCCAGGGCCGTGGTGAGGTAGGCCCAGGGGCTGGCCCTGGGGCCCAGGCAGGGCCCAGCGCCAAGAGGGCTGTGCATCTCCGCAGAGGGCCAGAGGGGGAAGGGTCCAGGGATGGCCCTGGACCCCGGGGTGATGCCCCCCCATTCCTGGCTGAGCCGGCCACCCAGGTGAGAATGGGGTGCCTGCTTGGGAGTTGGGAGGTGAGGGGGAACGGTGTGGACTGCAGTGGGGGGCTGCCTGCCAGAGCCAGGGCTGATCCTCCCCACAATCTTGCCATGAACAGGCCGAGGCTGAGGAACAGCTCCATGTACCAGCACTGAACCCCCAGACCTGTGTCCTGGGCTCAGAGGAGAATCTAGCACTTTTGACAGGAAAGAAGGCAGTAGTCCCTAGGAATGATCCAGTGTCCTCAGGCATGGCCCGGAGCAGAGACCCTGAGAAAGATGATCATTCCAAAGAGGAGATGGCAGTGGCAGAAGATGCTGCAGCCTTGGTGGATGGTaaaggtggggctggggctggacagGCAGAACTCTAGTTTGGGTTGCAAGGTTGGTGGGTGGGTAGGGAGTAGAATAGAAACAGGCCGGAACCTGTCCTGGGTGGTGCTGAGCTGTGGTCTCAACATAGAGCCCGAGTCCATGGTGAACCTGGCATTTGTCAAGAATGACTCGTATGAGAAGGGGCCGGACTCAGTGGTGGTGCACGTGTACGTGAAGGAAATCCGCAGGGACGCCTCTCGAGTGCTCTTCCGCGAGCAGGACTTCACGCTTATCTTCCAGaccaggtgggtgggtgggcagaCACACAAGGGCAGACTGTGCTTCAGGCAGGACAGTGTGTCTCATACTCTTTCTtctgcccttcctcctgccctgcccctgctctGCCTCTGCAGGGATGGAAACTTCCTGAGATTGCACCCGGGCTGTGGGCCCCACACCATCTTCCGTTGGCAGGTGAAGCTCAGGTGGGTGGTGCCCGGCCCCACCACTGTGCCTGTCCCACCCCGGGCTCCATCTCCCTGACCCGTCTAGCCTGACACCACCCCCTCCACTGGAGTTCCTGAGGTTAGCCTTTTCCTGCAGGAACCTGATCGAGCCAGAGCAGTGCACCTTCTGCTTCACGGCCTCTCGCATCGACATCTGCCTCCGTAAGCGGCAGAGTCAGCGCTGGGGGGGCCTAGAGGCCCCAGCTGCACGAGGTCTGCACACGAGCTCCCTTCATTGCCTAGTCCTCATGACCCGGAGCACCACCCCCTGCCACATGCTGCTAACCACCAGCCCCCCCCATTCCCCCTTTTTAAGGTGCAGTGGGTGGTGCAAAGGTTGCCGTGCCGACAGGTCCAACCCCTCTGGATT is a genomic window containing:
- the LOC130835107 gene encoding laminin subunit beta-2, producing the protein MEGVAGERGRDLRGQPGPWQLQLGLLLSVLATTLAQAPAPDVPGCSRGSCYPATGDLLVGRADRLTASSTCGLHGPQPYCIVSHLQDEKKCFLCDSRRPFSARDNPNSHRIQNVVTSFAPQRRAAWWQSENGVPVVTIQLDLEAEFHFTHLIMTFKTFRPAAMLVERSADFGRTWHVYRYFSYDCGADFPGVPLAPPRHWDDVVCESRYSEIEPSTEGEVIYRVLDPAIPIPDPYSPRIQNLLKITNLRVNLTRLHTLGDNLLDPRREIREKYYYALYELVVRGNCFCYGHASQCAPAPGAPAHAEGMVHGACICKHNTRGLNCEQCQDFYHDLPWHPAEDSHSHACRKCECHGHAHSCHFDMAIYLASGNVSGGVCDGCQHNTAGRQCELCRPFFYRDPTKDLRDPAMCRSCDCDPMGSQDGGRCDPHDDPALGLVAGQCRCKEHVVGSRCQQCRDGFFGLSASDPLGCQRCQCDTRGTVPGGTPCDRNSGACFCKRLVTGRGCNRCLPGHWGLSHDLLGCRPCDCDIGGALDAQCNEATGQCRCRQNMVGRRCEQVQPGYFRPFLDHLTWEAEEARGQVLDVVERLVTPGGTPSWTGPGFVRLWEGQALELVVASVPRAMDYDLLLRLEPQVPEQWAEMELTVQRPGPVSARSPCGHVLPKDDHIPGTLRPGTRYMVFPRPVCLEPGISYKLHLKLVRTGGSAQPEAPYSGPSLLIDSLVLLPRVLVLEMFSGGDAASLERRATFERYRCHEEGLVPSKTLPSEACAPLLISLSTLLYNGALSCQCDPQGSLSSECNPHGGQCLCKPAVVGRRCDLCAPGSYGFGPTGCQACQCSPEGALSGLCEAASGQCPCRTGAFGLRCDRCQRGQWGFPNCRPCVCNGHADECDPHTGTCLGCRDHTGGEHCERCIAGFHGDPRLPYGGQCRPCPCPEGPGSRRHFATSCHRDGYSQQIMCHCRAGYTGLRCEACAPGHFGDPSRPGGRCQPCECSGNIDSMDPDACDPHSGQCLRCLHHTEGPHCAHCKPGFHGQAARQSCHRCTCNLLGTDPQQCPSTDRCNCDPSSGQCPCLPNVQGPSCDRCAPNFWNLTSGRGCQPCACHPSRARGPTCNEFTGQCHCRAGFGGRTCSECQELHWGDPGLQCRACDCDPRGIDTPQCHRSTGHCSCRLGVSGVRCDQCARGFSGVFPACHPCQACFGDWDRVVQDLAARTRRLEQWAQELQQTGVLGAFERSFWHIQEKLGTVQGIVGARNASAASTAQLVEATEELRREIGEATEHLTQLEAELTDVQDENFNANHALSSLERDGLALNLTLRQLDQHLDLLKHSNFLGAYDSIRHAHSLSAEAERRANTSALTVPSPVSSSAGTRHQAEMLMGAWREDFNRKHVANQQALGELSARTHALSLTGINELVCGSPGDAPCATSPCGGAGCRDEDGQPRCGGLSCSGAAAMADLALGRARHTQAELQRALVEGGGILSQVAETRRQAGEAQQRAQAALDKANASRGQVEQANQELRELIQSVKDFLSQEGADPDSIEMVATRVLELSIPASPEQIQHLAGEIAERVRSLADVDMILARTMGDVRQAEQLLKDAQRARSRAEGEKQKAETVQASLEEAQRAQGAAQGAIQGAVVDTQDTEQTLHQVQERMAGAEQALSSAGERAQQLDGLLEALKLKRAGNSLAASSAEETAGSAQGRAREAEQLLQGPLGDQYQTVKALAERKAQGVLAAQARAEQLRDEARRLLQAAQDKLQRLQELEGTYEENERALEGKAAQLDGLEARMRSVLQAINLQVQIYNTCQ